The sequence below is a genomic window from Dictyostelium discoideum AX4 chromosome 5 chromosome, whole genome shotgun sequence.
aaaaaataataatagtgtaaAAGTGAAATTATTGGGTATTGGTTATTTTacaataatagtttttttttttttattttttttttatttttttttttatttttttttttcagtcaGATAAAAGtcgtttaaatttttttgaattttaatttttttttcttttttttctcgCAAACCGTTGTTTCATTTTTGCGTTTTTtccaatctttttttattaattgaaaaaaaaatttttttagattttgaaaaaaaaaaaaaaaaaaaaaaaaaaaaaaaaaagaaatttagaataaaatttttattcacAGATTTggaaaaagtgaaaaaacaaattaagaataaattttttttttttttatttaaatcaataaaacaataaagaatgaaatttttttttttatttaaattgatttccaaaaataaaattatacaaCAAAActaaccaattttaaaaaataattttttattttattttaaacaaacaaaataattaaaattaaaaataaaacaagaGAAAATAATTggcaaaatttaaaattattagagtgattattttcatcattttcggaatgattattattattggtattggttttattattaccatttggaATTGgagttgttgattttggatTTACAGAGGGAGATGGAGATTTAGAAATAAATGGAGACAAAGATGGAGATAAAGATGGAGATAAAGATGGTGATAAAGATGGAGATAAAGATGGTGATAAAGATGCAGACAAAGATGGTGATGGAGAAATTGTTTCAAACGGTGTTTCAGTTTCTGGTGGACTCCATTCAAAAATTGTATCACCAACAGATTGGCCATTTATAGTTACGTTTATGAATGACTTTGGTTTATCACTTGTAATGGTATCATTTGTTACAATTAATGGTTCTAAAAAACATTCAAGTTTATTAGAATCGAAAACAACTATATCACCACAGTTTCTAGAATCAATTGTAATACTGTTTAATTCATTCTCTGCAAAATTGGTTCCAGTTATTGTAACATTACCACCTTTAATTTGGTCAACTTTTGTAGTGGATAAAATAGTTGGTGGATTGTATGAAAGGGTTAATGGAGATGGGAGTTGTACATCGTCTACAATTAATATAACTAGATTATTTTTTCCACTACCTTTTGGTGCCATACATTCTAATGTTGTTGGACTGGATATAGAAACAGAGTCACATGACTTTTCACCAACCATTATagtaattgttgatttactATCAAAGAAAGAACCAACAATTGAAACACTACCGCCATCTGTATTTATAGAAGAGATTGATTTGCAAATTGGAAGAATTGAAATTTTGAAACCATTAGAATCACTAGATaaaccatcaacaacaataatggCATTGTTATCAAATTTAGCTGTTTCTGGAAGTGTGAATGATGCTACACCATTTTCAAGTGAATCTGCTTTAATAGCGCCATTGTTTAAAGTTAATTCCACAAGTGATGCATCAGAACCAAGGTTTCTACCCTTAATCtctaaaatattttctttttgggTTGGTTCAAGTTCAAATGGTGGTTGATAACTAAAAGCAATTCTATATGGTTTATGAGTACCAAAAGTTACAACGGCAACCATTTTATTACCAGTACCAGAAGAAAGAGTACATGAAAGTTTTGAAACATCAATAATTACATCTGTACATTCAATTGGATTGGTTTTACCtgtattttcaatttgaatACTTGGTTTAACACCTGAtggattcaaataaaatccaGATATTTCAAATGGTCCACCTTCCGTTGGGGCAAGTGTTAATGGTTCAGTTAAAACTGGAGTTGTGGTAAAATCaagtttatttgaaatatctttattattagaaacaACAAAACTGCCACTGAAAATTTTTGAAGGTAGGGTAAATACCAAAACATTCTGagcattatcatcatcagttGGACTAATGGTGttttcttgatttttttgatcagtgataataatttttgaagtACCCATCGTACCAAGACTTGTTCCTTCAATTGTAAAGTTAGTACCAGTTTgcttaatatttaaaatttttggaaTACCATAGGAATATTCTAAAACATTGGAATTggaaatattatcaatattaattgaaaccttcaatttttttattccaccTTTTGCAGTAGAGTGTGgtaatttacaaataatttcaCTTGAAATTTGGCTAATAATATCACAATGATAAGATCCAATGGTAATAGAGGTTTTTGATGTATCACCTGATGCACCCTTTAAGCATTTACCAGTTATTGTTACAACACCACCAATCACTGGAACGGAATTTATTGATAAAGGTAAAGGAGTAAACTTTAGTTGAGAAAGAGATGAAGATAAACCATTCACATCAACTTTAACAGATAAGGATTGGGTTAATTTTGGTTCATaattaaatacaattaaatcattattaactGATACAATTGATGAAGCTGTTAATACTTGACTTCCCAACTCAATCTTTATTAATCTTTTATCAGTGTAAAAATTAGAACCACTTATTTTAAATTGaccatttgatgatgattcaattttatgGATAGACGGGGCagcaaaatttaatttgaagGTTGAAGTTCCCAATTGAACACTGAATGAACCAGATCCACCCAAGTTTTTAACATTAAATTTAGTTGCATCTTTTGGAATTGGTGgatctaaatttaattttttggttttaccaccaataattacatttaaagtttttacaTCATACCCAAATCTCAAAAAATTACCAGTTACCAATGATAACCCAGGTTCAGTTGATGGTGTAAATTTCAAATCTCTTGGCGGAGGTATTGGCAAACCAATCATTGGATGCTCAGTTGTTTTATCTTTTCCATCCATATATTTCCCATTGAATGTAAGAGTTGaaccaattaattttgtaaaatcTAAATCTTTTGATTTACAAATACAACCATCTTTACCCTTTCTAGTACATGTAAACAATATTTTTACAGTTGGACAACTCTTATCTGTCAATATAATATTTGTTAAGAATTTATCAACTTTACTTCCAACATATACTAATTTCTTTCCTTCAACAGAAACATtaactaataattttgaaaaaaaaaaaaaaaaaaataaataaataattaaatttacaataatactttaaaatttaatttacaacAATAACTTACATCCAGccttaattaaattaaaaaaagatataattaccaataaatatagtattttcattttattaattaaaaaaaaaaaaaaaaaaaaattaaattctataaatataaaaattttcatgtacaccaattttttttttttaaaaattaataaagtaatattaaataaaataaaataaaatttaataaaataaaatatttgatagATTTAAGgattggtttaaaaaaatacttgGTAGAAATTAAAGACGAATTGTCcgtttattatttgatatctTTCTATTgccattttcaatttatcatattaaattttaaaatataaacaaattcTGCATTTTTCTGAAAAATAATATGTTTACCTCAtcttttattcatttattattgtcaaaaaaaaaaaaaaaaaataaaaaaaaataaaaaaaaaaaactaccaCTAACCActaattaaagaaatattttttttcataatctTAATTAAGATTATAtgagtttttatttatttacatctttatataatattttataatatcattttatatatatatattttattattatcattatcattattattatttttattattattattattttttttttttatttttttttttattttttatttttttattattattatctttattattattgttagattttttttttatttttttttttttttttatttttttttttatttttttttttggttatt
It includes:
- the tgrM2 gene encoding IPT/TIG domain-containing protein gives rise to the protein MKILYLLVIISFFNLIKAGFNVSVEGKKLVYVGSKVDKFLTNIILTDKSCPTVKILFTCTRKGKDGCICKSKDLDFTKLIGSTLTFNGKYMDGKDKTTEHPMIGLPIPPPRDLKFTPSTEPGLSLVTGNFLRFGYDVKTLNVIIGGKTKKLNLDPPIPKDATKFNVKNLGGSGSFSVQLGTSTFKLNFAAPSIHKIESSSNGQFKISGSNFYTDKRLIKIELGSQVLTASSIVSVNNDLIVFNYEPKLTQSLSVKVDVNGLSSSLSQLKFTPLPLSINSVPVIGGVVTITGKCLKGASGDTSKTSITIGSYHCDIISQISSEIICKLPHSTAKGGIKKLKVSINIDNISNSNVLEYSYGIPKILNIKQTGTNFTIEGTSLGTMGTSKIIITDQKNQENTISPTDDDNAQNVLVFTLPSKIFSGSFVVSNNKDISNKLDFTTTPVLTEPLTLAPTEGGPFEISGFYLNPSGVKPSIQIENTGKTNPIECTDVIIDVSKLSCTLSSGTGNKMVAVVTFGTHKPYRIAFSYQPPFELEPTQKENILEIKGRNLGSDASLVELTLNNGAIKADSLENGVASFTLPETAKFDNNAIIVVDGLSSDSNGFKISILPICKSISSINTDGGSVSIVGSFFDSKSTITIMVGEKSCDSVSISSPTTLECMAPKGSGKNNLVILIVDDVQLPSPLTLSYNPPTILSTTKVDQIKGGNVTITGTNFAENELNSITIDSRNCGDIVVFDSNKLECFLEPLIVTNDTITSDKPKSFINVTINGQSVGDTIFEWSPPETETPFETISPSPSLSASLSPSLSPSLSPSLSPSLSPSLSPFISKSPSPSVNPKSTTPIPNGNNKTNTNNNNHSENDENNHSNNFKFCQLFSLVLFLILIILFV